In the genome of Pseudomonas bubulae, one region contains:
- a CDS encoding methyl-accepting chemotaxis protein, protein MHEMTATVQEVARNAEQASQAAAAADNEAREGDTVVNQAIDQIERLAVEVGRSTEAMAVLQQESDKIGSVMDVIKAVAEQTNLLALNAAIEAARAGDAGRGFAVVADEVRGLAQRTQKSTEEIQTLVAALQSGTQHVATVMQNSRTLTDSSVTLTRHAGTSLQGITRTVSNIQSMNQQIAAAAEQQSAVAEEISRSIVNVRDVSEQTAAASDETAKSSVELARLGNQLQEMVSHFKV, encoded by the coding sequence ATGCATGAAATGACCGCCACCGTGCAGGAAGTGGCGCGCAATGCCGAGCAAGCCTCGCAAGCCGCCGCGGCCGCAGACAATGAAGCCCGCGAAGGCGATACCGTGGTCAACCAGGCCATTGACCAGATCGAGCGCCTGGCGGTGGAAGTGGGTCGTTCAACCGAAGCCATGGCCGTATTGCAACAGGAAAGCGACAAGATCGGCAGCGTGATGGACGTGATCAAGGCCGTGGCCGAGCAGACCAACCTGCTGGCCCTCAACGCCGCAATCGAAGCAGCCCGTGCCGGTGACGCCGGGCGCGGTTTTGCCGTAGTGGCCGATGAAGTGCGTGGCCTGGCCCAGCGTACGCAAAAATCCACCGAAGAGATTCAAACCCTGGTCGCGGCCCTGCAAAGCGGCACCCAGCACGTGGCCACCGTGATGCAAAACAGCCGCACCCTGACCGACAGCAGCGTGACCCTGACCCGCCACGCAGGCACCTCGCTGCAGGGCATCACGCGCACGGTGTCGAATATTCAGTCGATGAACCAACAGATTGCCGCTGCTGCCGAACAGCAATCTGCGGTCGCCGAAGAGATCAGCCGCAGCATCGTCAACGTGCGCGACGTGTCCGAGCAAACCGCAGCGGCGAGTGATGAAACGGCCAAGTCCAGTGTTGAACTGGCGCGGCTGGGTAACCAGCTGCAAGAGATGGTCAGCCACTTCAAGGTGTAG
- a CDS encoding SulP family inorganic anion transporter — MKLSRLRADVLAGLTTSFALLPECIAFALVAHLNPLMGLYGAFIICTLTALFGGRPGMVSGAAGSMAVVIVALVVQHGVQYLLATVLLSGLIMLAFGLFKLGKLVRMVPHPVMLGFVNGLAIVIAMAQLDHFKDGDTWLSGMALYMMIGLVAVTMAVVYLLPRLTRAAPPALVAILGVGLAVYLLGLPTRTLGDMAHIAGGLPSFSLPQIPWTLETLGIIAPYAIVMAVVGLLETLLTLNLTDEITESRGYPDRECVALGAANMVSGAFGGMGGCAMIGQTVVNLSSGGRGRLSGVTAGVMILLFVLFLSPFIERIPLAALVGVMFVVSQQTFAWASLRVLNKVPLNDVLVIVAVTVITVFTDLAVAVMCGVVIAALNFAWQQGRQMYADADLQSDGSKLYRVHGTLFFASTTTFLKQFDPGNDPAQVTLDCRHLNLVDYSAIAALDTLRERYRKAGKHLRVLHLSERSKKLLKRARVQHE, encoded by the coding sequence ATGAAACTCTCACGTCTGCGCGCTGATGTCCTGGCCGGGCTCACGACGTCTTTCGCCCTGTTGCCCGAGTGCATTGCGTTCGCGTTGGTCGCCCATCTCAACCCTTTGATGGGGCTCTATGGCGCGTTCATCATTTGCACCCTTACCGCGCTGTTTGGCGGTCGGCCCGGCATGGTGTCCGGTGCTGCCGGGTCGATGGCGGTGGTGATCGTTGCCCTGGTGGTGCAACACGGTGTGCAGTATCTGTTGGCTACGGTGCTGCTGAGCGGGTTGATCATGCTGGCGTTCGGCTTGTTCAAACTCGGCAAGCTGGTACGCATGGTGCCGCACCCGGTGATGCTGGGCTTCGTCAACGGCCTGGCAATCGTGATTGCCATGGCGCAACTGGATCACTTCAAGGATGGCGACACCTGGCTCAGCGGTATGGCGTTGTACATGATGATCGGGCTGGTGGCCGTGACCATGGCCGTCGTCTATCTGTTGCCTCGTCTGACCCGCGCCGCGCCACCTGCGCTGGTGGCCATTTTGGGCGTAGGGCTGGCGGTGTACTTGCTGGGTTTGCCAACCCGCACCCTGGGTGACATGGCGCATATCGCCGGTGGTTTGCCCAGCTTCAGCCTGCCGCAGATTCCCTGGACCCTTGAGACCCTGGGCATCATTGCGCCCTATGCGATCGTGATGGCAGTGGTGGGTTTGCTGGAAACCCTGCTGACCCTCAACCTCACCGACGAAATCACCGAAAGCCGTGGCTACCCGGACCGCGAGTGCGTGGCGCTGGGGGCGGCCAATATGGTGTCGGGGGCATTCGGCGGCATGGGCGGTTGCGCGATGATCGGCCAGACCGTGGTTAACCTCAGCTCCGGCGGGCGCGGGCGATTGTCCGGCGTGACCGCCGGTGTGATGATTTTGCTGTTTGTGTTGTTCCTGTCGCCATTTATTGAACGCATTCCGCTGGCGGCGCTGGTGGGTGTGATGTTTGTGGTGTCGCAGCAGACCTTTGCCTGGGCCTCTTTGCGAGTACTGAACAAAGTGCCGCTCAACGATGTGCTGGTGATTGTCGCGGTGACCGTGATTACCGTGTTTACCGATCTGGCGGTAGCGGTGATGTGCGGGGTGGTTATTGCTGCGCTCAATTTTGCCTGGCAGCAGGGGCGCCAGATGTATGCCGACGCGGATCTGCAGAGCGATGGCAGCAAGCTTTACCGTGTGCACGGCACGCTGTTTTTTGCCTCGACTACGACGTTTCTCAAACAGTTCGATCCGGGTAATGACCCGGCGCAGGTGACGCTCGATTGTCGTCATTTGAACCTGGTCGACTACTCGGCCATTGCGGCACTGGACACCCTGCGCGAGCGTTATCGCAAAGCGGGTAAGCATCTGCGGGTGCTGCACCTGTCCGAGCGCAGCAAGAAGTTGCTCAAGCGCGCCCGGGTTCAGCACGAATAA
- the ggt gene encoding gamma-glutamyltransferase, which yields MRIVWFKTLALTAAIAASSSAYAVTLDGGAVAAPDQYGAEVAAQILKKGGNAVDAAVATAFTLAVTYPEAGNIGGGGFMTMYIDGKPYFLDYRETAPKAASRDMYLDDKGDIIENLSLVGSRAAGVPGTVMGLWEAHQRFGKLPWAELLTPAVGYAKNGFKVADQQFQYREDALALFKGTTNFADYFGSMKPGQTFKQPELAVTLERIADQGAKEFYRGKTADLLVAQMQQDKGLITKQDLNDYKVSWREPMRVDFRGNTLYTAPLPSSGGIALAQLIGIKEDRAADFKGVELNSAPYIHLLAEIEKRVFADRADYLGDPAFGKMPVAELTDPAYIAKRAKEVNPKAISPTANVKPGLEPHQTTHFSIVDKQGNAVSNTYTLNWDYGSGVVVKGAGFLLNDEMDDFSSKPGVANAFGVVGGNANAIEPGKRMLSSMSPSLVTRDGQVTLVLGTPGGSRIFTSIFQVLNNIYDYDLPLEKAVAAQRVHHQLLPKDTIYFDAYAPLTGKVAQELKAMGYTLEDQGWNMGDIQAIRVKGTELETASDPRGRGVGMVVK from the coding sequence ATGCGCATTGTGTGGTTCAAAACCCTGGCCCTGACGGCTGCCATCGCGGCCAGCTCTTCGGCGTATGCCGTCACCCTGGACGGCGGCGCAGTCGCCGCACCCGATCAATACGGCGCCGAAGTGGCCGCACAAATTCTCAAAAAAGGCGGCAACGCCGTCGACGCCGCAGTCGCCACCGCCTTTACCCTGGCCGTGACCTACCCCGAAGCCGGCAATATCGGCGGTGGCGGGTTTATGACGATGTACATCGATGGCAAACCCTATTTCCTCGACTATCGCGAAACCGCCCCCAAAGCCGCCAGCCGCGATATGTACCTGGACGACAAAGGCGACATCATCGAGAACTTGAGCCTGGTCGGTTCCCGCGCTGCCGGCGTGCCGGGCACGGTGATGGGGCTGTGGGAAGCGCATCAACGCTTTGGCAAATTGCCGTGGGCCGAATTGCTGACCCCGGCCGTGGGGTATGCGAAAAACGGCTTTAAAGTGGCCGATCAGCAATTTCAGTACCGCGAAGATGCACTGGCGCTGTTCAAGGGCACTACCAATTTCGCGGACTACTTTGGCAGCATGAAGCCCGGGCAAACGTTCAAACAGCCAGAGCTGGCCGTGACCCTGGAGCGCATTGCCGACCAGGGCGCCAAGGAGTTCTACCGCGGCAAGACCGCCGACCTGCTGGTCGCGCAAATGCAGCAGGACAAGGGCTTGATCACCAAGCAAGACCTCAACGACTACAAGGTCAGCTGGCGTGAGCCGATGCGCGTGGATTTTCGTGGCAACACCCTGTACACCGCGCCGCTGCCAAGCTCGGGCGGTATTGCCCTGGCGCAGTTGATCGGTATCAAGGAGGACCGCGCAGCGGACTTCAAAGGTGTGGAGCTGAACTCTGCGCCCTATATCCACCTGCTGGCCGAAATCGAAAAACGTGTGTTCGCCGACCGTGCCGACTACCTCGGCGACCCGGCCTTCGGGAAGATGCCTGTGGCCGAGCTGACCGATCCGGCCTATATCGCCAAGCGTGCGAAAGAGGTTAACCCGAAAGCGATTTCACCGACCGCCAATGTCAAACCGGGCCTGGAACCCCATCAGACCACGCACTTTTCCATTGTCGACAAACAGGGTAACGCGGTCAGCAACACCTATACCCTGAATTGGGATTACGGCAGCGGCGTTGTAGTTAAAGGCGCGGGCTTTTTGCTGAACGATGAAATGGATGACTTCAGCTCCAAGCCCGGGGTGGCCAATGCTTTTGGTGTGGTGGGCGGCAATGCCAACGCTATCGAGCCGGGCAAGCGCATGTTGTCTTCCATGAGTCCAAGTCTGGTAACCCGCGATGGCCAGGTTACGCTGGTGCTGGGCACGCCGGGTGGCTCACGGATTTTTACCTCGATTTTCCAGGTGTTGAACAATATCTACGACTACGACCTGCCGCTGGAAAAAGCCGTAGCTGCACAGCGTGTGCATCACCAGTTGCTGCCTAAAGACACGATCTACTTCGACGCCTATGCGCCACTTACCGGCAAGGTGGCTCAGGAGCTGAAAGCGATGGGCTACACCCTGGAGGATCAGGGTTGGAACATGGGGGATATTCAGGCCATCCGGGTTAAAGGCACTGAGCTTGAAACCGCCTCCGACCCGCGTGGCCGTGGTGTGGGGATGGTGGTGAAGTAA
- a CDS encoding DUF3077 domain-containing protein: MKKIVPDPPLLTTAHQGTSLFSINPGVPMQEALKHASLLLKGAELTADDIRSHLSGFEAEQLWCVIHGVELARGLVDALITETRT; encoded by the coding sequence ATGAAAAAAATTGTTCCCGACCCTCCGCTGCTCACCACCGCCCATCAGGGCACGTCGCTATTTAGCATCAACCCCGGCGTACCGATGCAGGAGGCGCTCAAACATGCCTCGCTGTTGCTCAAGGGCGCAGAACTGACCGCCGACGACATCCGTTCCCACCTCAGCGGTTTTGAGGCCGAGCAGTTGTGGTGCGTAATTCACGGCGTCGAGCTGGCCCGTGGTCTGGTGGATGCACTGATCACCGAAACGCGCACATAA
- a CDS encoding LysR family transcriptional regulator has translation MKARSDELQIFVSVIECGSISAAAEQAGQTPSAVSRTLSRLEAKLETTLINRTTRRMDLTEEGKFFFERAKLILEQMDELEERLISHQRTPSGRLRINAAAPFVLHAIVPYIPEFRALYPEIQLELNSNDLIIDLLEQSTDIAIRIGTLADSTLHARSLGCSPLNILASPDYIAAHGMPTNVADLAHHTLIGFTQNDGLNQWPLRYAQGDRWPIQPAISASSGETVRHLALQGQGIACLSHFMTHEDISAGRLQVVLGEFNSGYRQPIHAVYYRNSQLALRIQCFLDFIQAKLASYAICDKPTGLE, from the coding sequence GTGAAAGCCAGATCCGATGAGCTGCAAATCTTTGTTTCGGTGATCGAGTGCGGCTCGATATCTGCCGCCGCCGAGCAGGCCGGGCAAACGCCTTCGGCCGTGAGCCGTACGCTGTCACGGCTGGAGGCCAAGCTTGAAACCACGCTGATCAACCGCACCACGCGGCGCATGGACCTGACCGAGGAGGGCAAGTTCTTTTTCGAACGGGCCAAGTTGATCCTTGAGCAAATGGACGAGCTGGAAGAGCGCCTGATCTCGCACCAGCGTACCCCCTCCGGGCGCTTGCGCATCAATGCCGCCGCGCCGTTTGTGCTACATGCCATCGTGCCGTATATCCCTGAATTCCGTGCCCTGTACCCCGAGATTCAGCTGGAACTCAACAGCAACGATCTGATTATCGACCTGCTTGAACAAAGCACCGATATTGCCATTCGTATCGGCACCCTGGCCGACTCCACCCTGCATGCCCGCTCCCTGGGGTGCAGCCCGCTGAATATCCTCGCCAGCCCGGACTACATTGCCGCCCACGGCATGCCCACAAATGTTGCGGATTTGGCCCACCATACCCTGATAGGTTTTACCCAGAACGATGGCCTCAACCAGTGGCCGCTGCGTTATGCCCAGGGCGACCGCTGGCCCATTCAGCCTGCCATCAGTGCCTCAAGCGGTGAAACCGTACGTCATCTGGCGTTGCAAGGTCAGGGCATCGCCTGCCTGTCGCACTTTATGACCCACGAAGATATCAGCGCCGGGCGCCTGCAGGTGGTGCTGGGCGAGTTCAACAGCGGCTATCGCCAGCCGATCCATGCTGTGTATTACCGCAACTCGCAGCTGGCGCTGCGCATTCAGTGCTTTCTGGACTTTATCCAGGCCAAGCTGGCCAGCTACGCGATCTGCGACAAGCCCACAGGGCTTGAGTGA
- a CDS encoding NAD(P)H-dependent oxidoreductase, whose translation MKKILLLNGAKKFAHSDGRYNLTMHDTALAFFDRQGFEVKVTHIDEGYDIAEEVEKFLWADVIIYQMPGWWMGAPWIVKKYMDEVFTEGHGKLYASDGRTRSDASQRYGSGGLIQGKQYMLSLTWNAPQQAFDDPADFFEGKGVDAVYFPFHKANEFLGMTGLPTFLCVDVMKRPQPDVDAARYEQHLAEVFGLKA comes from the coding sequence ATGAAAAAAATACTCTTGCTTAACGGTGCGAAAAAATTCGCCCACTCCGATGGTCGCTACAACCTGACCATGCACGACACTGCGCTGGCGTTTTTTGATCGTCAGGGCTTTGAAGTCAAAGTGACCCATATCGACGAAGGCTACGATATCGCCGAAGAAGTGGAAAAATTTCTTTGGGCTGACGTAATCATCTACCAAATGCCCGGCTGGTGGATGGGCGCGCCGTGGATCGTTAAAAAGTACATGGATGAAGTGTTCACCGAGGGTCACGGTAAACTTTACGCCAGTGACGGCCGCACCCGTTCCGACGCTTCGCAGCGCTACGGCAGCGGCGGCCTGATTCAGGGCAAACAGTACATGCTGTCGCTGACCTGGAACGCACCGCAGCAGGCGTTCGATGACCCGGCCGACTTCTTTGAAGGCAAGGGCGTGGACGCGGTGTACTTCCCGTTCCACAAGGCTAATGAATTTTTGGGCATGACCGGCCTGCCGACTTTCCTGTGTGTTGACGTGATGAAGCGTCCGCAGCCAGACGTTGATGCGGCCCGTTACGAGCAGCACCTGGCCGAGGTGTTTGGCCTGAAGGCGTAA
- a CDS encoding sulfite exporter TauE/SafE family protein: MKTLVEFYQHLGWALSLLVIMTFLLAGTVKGVIGLGLPTVAMGMLGLAIAPAQAAALLIIPSIVTNAWQLAAGGQLRGLLKRLWPMQLGIFIGTASGMLWLSIDGGSWVVRALGAALLLYALSGLFLPTLRIAPQREPWLGPVCGLITGVITSATGVFVIPAVPYLQALGLSKNQLVQALGLSFSVSTLALAAGLYWRGNLAGAELNASLLALLPAMLGMWLGQWLRQRISALLFKRVFFIGMALLGTHLLINN, translated from the coding sequence ATGAAAACACTTGTCGAGTTTTACCAACACCTGGGATGGGCCTTGTCACTGCTGGTGATTATGACCTTTTTGCTGGCCGGTACGGTCAAGGGCGTCATCGGCCTTGGCCTGCCGACTGTCGCCATGGGTATGCTCGGGCTGGCTATTGCTCCGGCGCAGGCTGCGGCTCTGCTGATTATCCCGTCCATCGTGACCAACGCCTGGCAACTGGCTGCCGGCGGCCAGTTGCGGGGGTTGCTCAAACGTCTGTGGCCCATGCAGCTGGGGATTTTTATCGGCACCGCATCAGGCATGCTGTGGCTCAGTATCGATGGCGGTAGCTGGGTGGTACGAGCGCTGGGTGCGGCCCTGTTGCTTTATGCCCTCAGCGGGTTGTTCCTGCCCACCCTGCGCATCGCCCCGCAGCGCGAGCCCTGGCTGGGCCCGGTGTGCGGGCTGATCACCGGGGTCATCACCTCGGCTACCGGGGTGTTTGTGATCCCTGCCGTGCCCTATCTGCAAGCCCTGGGCCTGAGCAAAAACCAGTTGGTGCAGGCCTTGGGTTTGTCCTTCAGCGTCTCCACATTGGCCCTTGCCGCCGGGCTGTACTGGCGCGGCAACCTGGCTGGCGCTGAGCTCAATGCCTCATTGCTGGCGCTGTTGCCCGCCATGCTCGGCATGTGGCTGGGGCAATGGTTGCGCCAGCGCATCAGCGCCTTGCTGTTTAAGCGGGTGTTTTTTATCGGCATGGCGCTGCTGGGTACTCACTTGCTAATCAATAATTAA
- a CDS encoding LysR substrate-binding domain-containing protein produces MHFDLVDLRLYLNVLQAGNITAGASLSHLSLPAASARIRAMEASLGVAFLQRSRRGISPTPAGQALAQHARLLLQQVERMNHDLSEYAQGFKGRIRLLCNTAALTEYLPELLADFVRQHPAISVDQQELTSLRITHALRLDAADIGVISNAVDTRDLQTRPFRDDPLVLVMPLDHPLAHRPGLSFSDTLSHDYVGLSASSALAVYLEEQALHMGCRMQVRIRAEGFDGVLRMVARGAGLGIVPRATIERWQAPRTFEVVNLSEPWADRKLLLCARSFAQLPTYAMALLEALSL; encoded by the coding sequence ATGCACTTCGACCTGGTTGACCTGCGTCTGTATTTGAATGTGCTGCAGGCAGGCAATATCACCGCCGGCGCCAGCCTCAGCCATCTATCGCTGCCTGCCGCCAGTGCGCGGATCCGGGCGATGGAAGCGTCCTTGGGCGTGGCGTTTTTGCAGCGCAGCCGTCGTGGCATCAGCCCTACCCCTGCCGGGCAAGCGCTGGCCCAACATGCCCGGTTACTGTTGCAGCAGGTGGAGCGCATGAACCACGACCTGAGCGAATACGCCCAGGGCTTCAAAGGCCGTATCCGCCTGCTGTGCAACACCGCCGCCCTCACCGAATACCTGCCTGAACTGCTCGCCGACTTTGTACGCCAGCACCCTGCCATAAGCGTCGACCAGCAAGAACTCACCAGCCTGCGCATCACCCATGCCCTGCGCCTGGACGCGGCCGATATCGGTGTGATCTCCAACGCGGTAGACACCCGTGACCTGCAAACCCGGCCCTTTCGCGATGACCCGCTGGTACTGGTCATGCCCCTCGACCACCCGCTGGCCCACAGGCCCGGCCTCTCGTTCAGCGACACCCTGAGCCATGACTATGTCGGGTTGTCGGCCAGCAGCGCGCTGGCGGTGTACCTGGAAGAACAGGCACTGCATATGGGGTGTCGCATGCAGGTGCGTATCCGTGCCGAAGGCTTTGACGGGGTATTGCGCATGGTCGCTCGCGGCGCCGGGCTGGGGATTGTGCCCAGGGCCACCATCGAGCGCTGGCAGGCCCCGCGCACCTTTGAAGTGGTGAACTTGAGCGAGCCCTGGGCTGATCGTAAATTGCTGCTGTGCGCCCGCTCGTTTGCGCAATTGCCCACCTATGCCATGGCATTGCTGGAAGCTTTGAGCTTGTAA
- a CDS encoding amino acid permease encodes MADANSPPVTLKRGLKNRHIQLIALGGAIGTGLFLGSAGVLKSAGPSMILGYAIAGFIAFLIMRQLGEMIVEEPVAGSFSHFAHKYWGGYAGFLSGWNYWVLYVLVGMAELTAVGKYIQFWWPEVPTWVSAVVFFVLVNLINTLNVKVFGEMEFWFAIIKVVAIVGMIVLGCYLLFSGTGGPQASISNLWSHGGFFPNGGMGLLMAMAFIMFSFGGLELVGITAAEASEPKKVIPKAINQVVYRILIFYVGALTVLLALYPWDQLLVTLGAGGDAYGSSPFVQIFALIGSDTAAQILNFVVLTAALSVYNSGVYCNSRMLFGLAEQGDAPKALMKLTKNGVPLRALGVSALVTLLCVVVNYVAPHKALELLFALVVASLMINWALISLTHIKFRKAMAVQGVTPSFKAFWFPFSNILCLVFMAVIVSVIWMIPDVRASVYAIPVWLLIIYGFYVLRLRTGKALANSH; translated from the coding sequence ATGGCTGACGCTAATTCCCCCCCGGTCACACTCAAACGCGGTTTGAAAAACCGCCATATCCAGCTGATTGCCCTGGGCGGCGCTATCGGTACGGGCCTGTTTCTGGGGTCGGCGGGCGTACTCAAGTCGGCCGGGCCGTCGATGATCCTGGGCTATGCGATCGCCGGCTTTATAGCGTTCCTGATCATGCGCCAACTCGGCGAAATGATCGTCGAAGAGCCAGTGGCCGGTTCCTTCAGCCACTTTGCCCACAAGTACTGGGGCGGTTATGCGGGGTTTCTTTCGGGCTGGAACTATTGGGTACTGTATGTGCTGGTGGGCATGGCCGAGCTGACGGCCGTGGGCAAGTACATCCAGTTCTGGTGGCCCGAGGTGCCAACCTGGGTCAGCGCCGTGGTGTTCTTTGTACTGGTCAACCTGATCAATACCCTGAACGTGAAAGTGTTCGGCGAAATGGAATTCTGGTTTGCCATTATCAAGGTGGTGGCGATTGTCGGCATGATCGTCCTGGGTTGCTACCTGCTGTTCAGCGGCACCGGCGGCCCTCAGGCGTCGATCAGCAACCTGTGGAGCCACGGCGGGTTCTTCCCCAATGGCGGCATGGGGCTACTGATGGCCATGGCCTTTATCATGTTTTCCTTCGGTGGCCTGGAGCTGGTGGGTATCACCGCGGCGGAAGCCAGCGAGCCGAAAAAGGTGATCCCCAAGGCCATCAACCAGGTGGTGTACCGGATCCTTATTTTCTACGTGGGCGCCCTGACCGTGCTGCTGGCACTGTACCCGTGGGACCAGTTGCTGGTAACCCTGGGCGCCGGCGGCGATGCCTACGGCAGCAGCCCGTTTGTGCAGATCTTTGCCTTGATCGGCAGTGATACCGCCGCGCAAATCCTCAACTTTGTAGTACTGACTGCCGCGCTGTCGGTCTATAACAGCGGCGTGTACTGCAACAGCCGCATGCTGTTTGGCCTGGCCGAGCAGGGTGATGCCCCCAAAGCCCTGATGAAGCTGACCAAAAATGGCGTGCCGTTGCGTGCACTGGGCGTGTCGGCACTGGTGACGCTGTTGTGCGTGGTGGTCAACTATGTGGCCCCGCACAAGGCACTGGAGCTGCTGTTTGCCCTGGTGGTTGCCTCGCTGATGATCAACTGGGCACTGATCAGCCTCACCCATATCAAGTTCCGCAAGGCCATGGCCGTTCAGGGCGTGACGCCTTCGTTCAAGGCATTCTGGTTCCCGTTCAGCAATATCCTGTGCCTGGTGTTTATGGCGGTGATCGTCTCGGTTATCTGGATGATCCCCGACGTTCGTGCGTCGGTGTATGCGATTCCGGTGTGGCTGCTGATCATCTACGGCTTCTATGTGCTGCGCCTGCGCACCGGTAAGGCTCTGGCCAACTCGCACTAA
- a CDS encoding cupin domain-containing protein, with translation MSAPITVLRDTHPLPVLDACKWEKLEGDPHTVNLNAYTSEDGSKIMGTWICTPGKWYVEYVKWEYCDFREGYCIITPEGKEPIHLRAGDIFVVEPGMKGTWEVVETVRKYFVFA, from the coding sequence ATGTCTGCGCCAATCACCGTGCTTCGCGACACCCATCCCCTGCCCGTGCTCGATGCCTGCAAATGGGAAAAACTCGAAGGCGACCCCCATACCGTCAACCTCAACGCCTACACCAGCGAAGACGGCAGCAAGATCATGGGCACGTGGATTTGCACGCCCGGCAAGTGGTATGTGGAATATGTGAAGTGGGAATACTGCGATTTCCGTGAGGGCTATTGCATCATCACCCCAGAGGGCAAAGAACCGATCCATCTGCGGGCCGGGGATATCTTTGTGGTCGAGCCGGGCATGAAAGGCACATGGGAAGTGGTTGAAACCGTGCGCAAGTATTTCGTTTTTGCCTGA
- the mmsB gene encoding 3-hydroxyisobutyrate dehydrogenase has protein sequence MNIAFIGLGNMGAPMARNLLKAGHSLNLFDLNQSILAELAALGGHISTSPREAAQGTELVITMLPAAAHVRSVWLGEDGVLAGIGAGVPAVDCSTIDPQTARDVAAAAAKQGVQMADAPVSGGTGGAQAGTLTFMVGAPQALFDTLHPVLEQMGRNIVHCGDVGTGQVAKICNNLLLGISMVGVSEAMALGAALGIDSEVLAGVINSSTGRCWSSEVYNPWPGIVETAPASRGYTGGFGAELMLKDLGLATEAARQAHQPVVMGAVAQQLYQAMSLRGEGGKDFSAIINSYRKPQ, from the coding sequence ATGAATATCGCATTTATCGGCCTGGGCAACATGGGCGCACCAATGGCGCGCAACCTGCTCAAGGCCGGGCATTCGCTGAACCTGTTTGATCTGAACCAAAGCATTCTCGCCGAGCTGGCCGCCCTGGGTGGCCATATCAGCACCTCGCCTCGGGAGGCCGCCCAAGGCACCGAACTGGTGATCACCATGCTCCCGGCTGCTGCCCATGTGCGCAGCGTGTGGCTGGGTGAGGACGGCGTGCTGGCTGGCATCGGCGCAGGTGTACCCGCCGTGGATTGCAGCACCATCGACCCGCAGACCGCCCGCGATGTCGCCGCTGCAGCCGCCAAACAGGGCGTGCAGATGGCCGATGCGCCGGTGTCCGGCGGCACCGGTGGCGCGCAGGCGGGCACCCTGACCTTTATGGTCGGCGCTCCCCAGGCGCTGTTCGACACCCTGCACCCTGTACTCGAACAAATGGGCCGCAACATCGTCCATTGCGGGGATGTGGGCACCGGCCAAGTGGCTAAAATCTGCAACAACCTGCTGCTCGGGATCTCCATGGTCGGCGTCAGCGAGGCCATGGCCCTGGGGGCTGCACTGGGTATCGACAGCGAAGTACTGGCCGGGGTGATCAACAGCTCCACCGGGCGCTGCTGGAGCTCGGAGGTGTACAACCCGTGGCCGGGCATCGTTGAAACCGCCCCTGCGTCACGCGGCTATACCGGTGGATTTGGTGCCGAGCTGATGCTCAAGGATCTGGGGCTGGCCACCGAGGCAGCACGTCAGGCCCACCAGCCTGTGGTGATGGGTGCCGTGGCGCAACAGCTGTATCAGGCCATGAGCCTGCGCGGCGAAGGCGGCAAGGATTTCTCGGCCATCATCAACAGCTATCGCAAACCTCAGTAA